In the genome of Suncus etruscus isolate mSunEtr1 chromosome 3, mSunEtr1.pri.cur, whole genome shotgun sequence, the window AgaggaagctgccatcttggctcgccATTGTTCCATGTGGTAGaatgactggcttgtgggtgaacagcttgagGTGTGaatttctggcctgctattccttcccaactgtgtgtggattatttcctgcattggaattgctgctggacctgtaTCTCTTGTCCTACTCGGATTTGGGGGATTAgaatctctctctatctctggggattgtggaacacacaactcACCATTTCATAACCTCTGAATGCAATTGTATTTGGAGACAGGtccttaaaattaaattaaaataaggcATTTGAGAGGTGCAGAGACACACAAAAGCACAACACactagagaggaaagagaggacagCCATTTGCCACCTGAGGGAGACTTCAGAGGAAACCACCTGATCCAGGATTCCCAGCCCCCAGAAATGTGAGGAAAGACCTTTCAGTCTTTTGCTTTCTTATGCCAGGAAGACTGTAACACAGCAGAGTGGCTGTTACTTGAACAGTTTTCTCAACTTAAAAATGGCTGGGAAGTTACTGGAGGAGCAGATAGAACACTGTTGAATTCAGCACTGCTGGTGAGTTGCAGATAATTACAGCCTATTTACTCAATGCTAAAAGGATGTTTAATGAGATCAAAAAAACAATGGATCAGACAGCCTATAAAGCACCAgaggatatgagagcagaaatgagaaaactacaagcagaacaagcagaaatgacagaactgaagaCTGGTAGGTGacatgaaaaactcactggaaggcttcAGCAGCAGAGTAACTTTAGCTGAGTTCAGAATCAGTGAGTTCCAAGATGAGTTGCAAAAAATCTCTAGATAATAGCAGATGACAGAAAAtaagcctcaaaacaaatgaacagcaaAGAACTCTGGGgtgaattaaagagaaaaaacataattATCAGGGTTCCCAGAAACTCAGGAAAAAAGTTGATGTAGAAGCATTAGTCAGAGTTTGATTCCAGAGTTGAAGAGTACATGTACCCAGATTCACAAGGCCCATAGGGCACCAGTTAaaaaagacccaaataaaaacactccaAGGCACATCTTAATCAGAATGATGAAAGCCAGATAGACAAAGAATActctactgaaagcagcaaaattaatgagaaaattacatatatagaaacatctttaaaatttacagcagatttatcaaatGAGATCCCTACAGGCAATGAATATAATGGTGAgatctagtaaaaacaaaacaaaacaaaacactcaatGAACTTGTCACCAACATACTTTATCTAGTCAGACTCTTATTCACCACTTCACAGACAAATAACTCAGGAACTTCATAGACTTGAAACCATCTTTATAAGACTGAAGAGGCTATTTCAGAAATGTGTAAACTTCtcttaaaatttacaaatttagtCAAATGCTTTTATGTAcacctctttaaaaattttatcttgagctcttttctgctgagccagcctacaaacaccaaggactgtaatctctccaggacccacacccagtaagatggGGCCAATTCCTGGCGTGTGATGgggaacccagagacttataaagaacagcggccatgctctctgcctcttttctgttgagccagcctacagacaccaaggactgtaatctctccaggacccacacccgtaTTTAAGTAattaagtaacccctgaattccatttctgcacattgtaagaagcaatctacagccttaccaatggagtaattttgcagtacacccccatatttacagaaatcaatggctcctctaataatctaaaaattaggaaacagctagctcttgccaggtataggttttgaggaggccccatactggggcccttatccctagcctgaggagtgctgagaggcttggcaggcccctagctgtccttgtcttttccccctgactccaggacttccctgggtgccagctcagatggccagaagtgggttcaggtggactcttagtggtcctcaggcatcccccctcccttcgtactccaggggggaggtgcatggggaggagggcgggcagacatctggcttcccatttcctctttgattctggagaccagctcttgccaggtaagGGGTTTGGGggggccccataccagagcttttctccctagcctggggagtgctgggaggcttggcaggcccccagccatccttgtctttttcccctgactccaggccttccctgggtgccagcccagatggccagaagtgggttcaggtggactcttagtggtcctcaggttcccccctccctccgtactccaggggggaggtgcatggggaggagggcgggcagacatctggcttccggtttccttcttgattctggagaccagctcttgccaggtatagggttttttctcccctggacttcagtccttccctgggctccggtctaggtggactctataggtgtcaacaggctttccccctatctctccctacactaatgggaatgcgctctgggaggagggcagtcTGTTCTAGCACTGgattatgttgggacagtcagtggaaattttttcttcttgttttcatattgatagtattgtatgcatatattctatatatccataatatccatcttgtattgggaccttgatactgccctacaaagctcatttctaatattttactgccttaaTCCCAACCTTTACTTTCcctcatcttcccatgtaggttcagctaatgacatgaagctcaccacatagagtgataagtgcagttagagaaataactacactgaaaactatcataacaatgtgaatgaatgagggaaaaagaaagcctgcctcaagtacaggtgtgggtggggtggggagtaggtagatctgggaaattggtggtgagaatcctgcactggtgaaggggggtgttctttacatggctgtaatcatacaactacaattatatttgtaatcacagtgtttaaataaagataatttaaaaaaaattttatcttgagATCCATTTTTCTTTGAAGGGCCGGAGAGctaagctgtgctcaggacttcctcttggttctttgttcagggatcactccagggtttgaggcaccatatgtggtaccaagcaTTGAGCCCAGTTGGCTGTGTGAAGGCAGCACAtggcctactgtactatctctctagccacccagtttactttttaaattgaaatactACCACAGGTGTTAGATTCTCTCATGTGCAAAAAACGTGGCAGCATAAGGACTTCCAAGAATAATGATGGCCTGGGATATTTTTAAGGGAGCAGTTGAGAACTAATTGGCAATTAGGTGTCTGAATAATTCTCATACAGGATGAGATGGCTTAGAGGGAAATGTGGCTGGGACATAGGCTCCAGTTCTATAGGTGCACATGGCCCATGACAAGGTCTTGATAAGGACAAGTAAGCTGGGTTGTGATTTAAGGTCATTGTGGCAATAGGAGTGTTAAGACCTTTCAATGGGATGACTCGCAGTAATGTGTTTCTTAATTTGGTAATTTCATGATCTTTGAACTATACTTCTGGCTTCAGGTAAAATTCTACAGCACACACCTACTTGTGTCTTCTCCAATGGCCATAGGAGACATTGTatgatactcaataaaatagaaaatcttcATCGGAGGGTGTCAAGGAGAGGATGTGCCAGGCATTCTGGATTAGAGTGAGTGAATCGGCATTTAGTTGAGCGTACTTGGTTCACTTTGAATTTATTGCACTGTAGTGAGGGGAGCCATTTCTATCCACAGGGCTACTGCCAAAATTAAGTGAGTGCAGGTTATTGGGAGCTTTGTGTGACTAGTAGTTACTTTCTTCTTCAGTGAGTGTAGTTTATGGGGAGCTCTGTATCTATTGATTATCTTCTTAAGTGATTGCAATTTATTGGGAAATCTTAACTAGTGGTTAGCCTGGCTTCTCCTTCCCAGAACTGCTTCCCAAGGAGGgttttattcctgtttctgctcCATCTAGGTTTTTCAGAAGTTTATCATGTGGACTCTGAAGCAGAATATTGGAGTATAGGAGAAAAGACATGTTCACTCACAGAGGGATTAAACCAGACAATatacccaccagcagtagatgagagttcctttttatttttaccatatttccATAACATAGACTgttcttactatttttatatgttcCATTCTCATTGCTGTGAgaaaatatctcatttttatattgatttggatttctccaATGACACACCTTTCAGCATGATTTTCTCCAGTTCCATTCAAGTTGAGCGAACTGCAAATGTTTGTGCTCTCTCATAGCTAAATAATATTCCATATTTTGTTTTCAGAATAGACTTTTATCCTCCTTGATTAAGTTTATTCCTGTGTATTTTATTGATGTTGTGCATgacattgttttgtttcttaaaataaaagtttattatggttagaaaacagacaaacacacccCCTCTGAGGCAGTTTTAGTATTTCTATCTCCACGAGGAACATGGCCGCCTCATCTGACTTTTGTTAGTTTGATCCCTTACGACATGATAATTAGACTTTAATTTTCATGGAAATTGACACagtaactaatttttttctttttttcatgagaaacttctaatattattatttctttttcttgctatgTTCTCAAACATTTTTGCTGTAAAAATTCCtcatttctttgtctctgagcagaTACTGCCTGTTATGTGTCAGAAGTAGGACCGATGCACTGTGTGTCCCTCCTGAATGACCTCCACACACACAGGGGCAGCGGCCTTCCTATTCAGCTCTGAGTTACCTGATACCAGTGGCCTTCCACTGCCATCTGTGTTGGGGTGTCAATGGGGTGCAACCTTTTcctgtgcagaaccaggaaatgGCATAACTTGTGCTCTGCATGTGCTCTACATTTTTATTGTTCTCTTGTTCTTTCTTGCTACTCCCCAACCTCTACCCCTGGGCCAATGCCTGTGATGGAATGTACCTGTGAGACCCTTAGAAGGTATTTTCCAACTATGCTGAGGAGACACATGCCCTGACCCCTGAGTTCCCTCTGCACTTGGCTTTGACTTGATTCCAGGTTATCTTCATGCTTGTAAAAGGACTTGGATCAGTAGCATTATGGGATGTGTATAAATCACCAGCCCTCTGAGAAATCCTCTGGGGGACTGTGCAGCAGAGGAAACTTCATCAGTTTTCTGCACATCCTAGTCCCCTGGCCTTAGGAGGTCCATGCTGCCCTGGCCTGCACACCCTGCTCCTGGCCTTACCCTGTCTCAGCCTGAGCTCGCACACACCTGTCTTCAGTGTGCTGGCCTAACCCTGCtctgccctgagcacctctattTAACCCCCCCTGTTGAGAGTAGGACTTAACCACTTAACCCCAGATTTACAAGGGCCCACAGCCTATCTCATATGCTCATCCCAGTGTCCAGAATCCCACAGGCCCATCCCACAGGCTGTCCAGTGTTCAGTTTCAAGCCCCAATTAAAGTGAGCACTGTCgtgaccgacccaggttcaatcctggtcatcccatatgattcccaagcctgccaggtgtaatttctgaacgtaaagccaggagtaatccctgatcagccctgggtgtgtcccccccaaaaaccaaactaagaaACAAAGAGTAAAGCAAGTGTTGGATGCAGCAAGGCCGGCAAATTCCCATGCTAGAACCCTTGAAGAGACCCCTGCGACTTGAGCCTTTTTGGAAATACAATCAATGAGGGAAGGTGGGTGATgggagacacacacaaaaaagtctgGGTGCCCAGAAACTCCCCTCCTGCTGGACATCCTTGGGAGGGACTCTTGGAGAGCAAAGTCTGATATATCTCCCGTTCCCCACGTACCCTCCAGCACAAGGAGCCACCAGAAAGCATGGGCAGAATTGATTGGGTCCAAGGGGACAGGTCCCAGGACCCTCCCTTCACTCGCACCTCTATCTAGCACAGCTCCGCACTGGCTGCGATGCCTCCCCCGGGCCGCACGGTGGCGCTGCGACTCCGCGGAGACCGAGCGGTGGCGGGCGCGCTGGACACTCGCGCGTCTGGGACCATTGGAGcggcgacggcggcggcggcggcggcggcgaagaCGACAGCGGCAGCGGCGGCGTTGGCGCGCGGGACGGCCGCGGTGAGTACCGAGAGGCGGTGCGGGGCGGCCCGCTCCCGCCTTTCCCGCGCCCGGCGGGGTTCCGGCTCCCTGGCCCCGGGCGAGCGGAGCCGGGTGGCGGAACCCACCTGGAGGCGGGTGGGCGCCGGACTGCCCCGTTGCCCGGGACGCGGCGGGCGGCGGGATGCGGAGCTTCGGGCCGGGCCTAGTCCGTCCCCGGGGCTCCTGGCCCCGAGCGGCCCTGGGGTGCGGCCGGGCCCCGGCTTGGTTGCAGGGGGCTCTGATCCCGCCGCCCCCGGCCCCAGGCCTTCCCAGCTGGCACGCTGGCCCTTCTCCTGGACGGAGTCTTCCTGTCGGCGGCCGAGAATGACTTTGTGCACCGGGTTCGGGAGGAGCTGGAGCGCTTCGCGCTGCAGAAGCAGCTGTCCAAGTGAGTACGACAGGGTGGGCTGGAGTGGAGGCCCCGCGTGGCTGCCCGGCTGCTTTGCGGCGTTGCAGGACTAACCGAGCTCAAGCCACCCAGCCCCTAGTACCCTCCCCAGTGATGCCAAGGACCGATCTCAACCCATCCACCCCCTAGTGTCCTCCCCAGTGATGCCAGCAAGGTGACTACTGGCTGGCAGCGGCTTCTGATCACCTTTtgatttcatcatcatcatcatcatcatcatcatcatcatcatcatcatctcctcctcctcttccttctcctcttccttctcctcctcctcctcctcctcctcctcctcttcctcctcctcctcctcctcctcctcctcctcctcctcctcctcctccttcttcttcttcttcttcttcttcttcttcttcttcttcttcttcttcttcttcttcttcttcttctctttctgtgcctcccaactttttttttaattatctttatttaaacaccgtgattacaaatataattgtagttgtatgattacagtcatgtaaagaacaccccccttcaccagtgcagaattcccaccaccaatttcccagatctacctactccccacccacccacacctgtactcgagacaggtgtGCCTCCCAACTTAATCTGTCTGACTCTTAAGGCCGAGCACAGGCGTGGGGATGGGGATGTTGGTTTTTGTGTTCAGGTCCTTGCGGGTCCCTGGGACTCAGGGCAGGCAGAAGGAGCCTGTGTTAATAATCCCCTGTACACCCACCCAGTGGGTGACCTTGCTCAGCGCTGCTCCCTTCCTCCGCAGGGTCCTTCTTTTCCCCCCAGTCTCCAGTCGCCTTCGGTACCTGACCCATAGGACCGCAGAGAGTTTTGATCTGTTGAGCAGCTTCTCTGTAGGGGAGGGCTGGAAACGGAGAACTGTCATCTGTCACAAGGACATCAGGTGTGTTCAGCCACCTGGGGAACTGGCAAAGGTGGTCCATGGGTGGTGGTGGGAGTAGGTCAGCAGGAAGCAGGGCCAGGCATCCCCTGAAGCTCTGAGCTGCATTTTGCTGTAGCGTTGAGTAGATACATTGGTTGCAGGATTCAGTAAGCAAATGCAGCTGATGCTTATGGTCAAGAGAAGAAACCCCATTGTAGTTCTGTTAGCTTAATGGATAAATATTGTTGGAACCCAGCTTATGCTCAGAGCAGCCAGGGATGCGATGTGGGGAGACCACAATTGagactttgtttctgttttaagcTAGTATTTCCCTAAAAACTCACTTCCTGAGTACAAGTATTCACTTCTGCTGTGGAAGCAAAGCTTCAGCTCTGTAGCTGAGATTTCCCTGGTAGGGAGCTGCTGGTTTGGCTAGTAAAGATGGCACTTAGCCTCTGCTAGGATGCCTTCCTAAACTATTTTGGGTCACTTTACATTGCCCTTTGCCTACAACTAACTTGGGTACCTCCTTCCATATGGCTGGCAGCACCAGCATGCTATCCCAGGGGCCAGCACCCTTTTCATCACCTCTCCCTTCTTGCTCCAGGTTACCCAATTCAGAAGGCCTTTCTGGCCCCTGTTGCCCTCCTGCCTCTCGGCACAACAAGTATCGAAGTTCTCGACCGTCCTCAAATCAGGGAGCAACTGCCAGTCCCCGAGGGGCACGGGCTGGCCGGTGGCAGCGAGGACGCAAACCTGACCAGGCTTTGTATGTGCCCCGGGTGCTGCGTTGCCAAGAAGATGGTGCACCACCCGCCACCCCAAAGCTCGAGGAACATGAGCTAGCTAGCGGGCATCTGGTGGAGCCTGGAGATATTGGTGCTGGGGACTCCATTGCTGATCAAGAACAACCCGTGCTGGTGTCTCAGGCAGTAGAGGACCAGAAGGACCCGAGCCAAAATGTGGAGCCTGAACCACTATCAGAACCACTCTGTGCTGAGCTCCCGGAGCCTGAGACTCTCTTGGAGACAGGAAACCAGCTGGAAGCAGCCACACAGTCTGGAGCCGGTCTGCAACTGGACTCAGAAGAGGGCAATGGCAGTGATCAGGAGAAGAGCCCAgtggcagaggaggaggaagaggaagggccTGGTTCTGAAGATGATTACAATGATCTACTGCAGGAAGTGAGGAGGCTCCTAAGCCTGGAAAACGGAGGGTGGATGTGGTCACAGTGTGGGGGTTCAGGGATGTACTTGCTGAGCAGCCCGGGTGTGGGGTACTAGAATAGAGGTCTCTTTGGGGAGAGTGGAGTGTCCTTGACTAGGGGACTCAGAACTAACAGTGGAAGGAAGCAGGAACAGCAAATGGCATTGGTGGATATGATAGGGTAACCAGCTCGGCCATGTAGGTGCTCTTTGTGGGTAAGTCACTTTGTTTTTCAAAGTTTCCTTCTCTGAAAAACACAGGTAAGAAATATTCCTCATAGGCAGCAGGGACAGGAGTGTGTGCAAACGCTTGACACAGTGCATAATGGAGTGTGAGGAGATAGAAGTCCTGGGTGCAGTGCATTATGGGGTGTGTGGAAGTGGAGTGCTTGGCACAGTGCTTTAGGCGAATTACTTATCTCTTGGACTGTTGTCAGTGATCTGTAGGAGGGATCAAGGCTGTCATACATCTAGTCTTCTGTCCTGGTTGACCAGGACAGTTGCAGCTCTATATATGTAGAAGCTGTCCATATAATCATCCATGTTCTAGGACAAAATCACATTTTGGCCTGAATCTTTCTCTTACCAATCTTGTTACTTTGGGGGAAGGTCTGGCATCTTTGCTGTTTCCTTGATGAAGGATGGAGATTAGAAAAGTGTTCTtcagggccagtgtgatagcacagtgggtagggcatttgacttgcatgctatGTGGCcggcctgtgtttgatccctggcatctgatatggttccccaagcctcccaggagtaatttctgagtgtagagccagagtaacccctgagcattgccagtgtgttccagaaactaaaataaaataaaaaataaaagttcttcccATCACATCCTTAataagtcaggagtgatcctgggctTGCCTGGCTCTGTCTCTTACTGACTACAACTTGGGGGTGAAATAACATACCTCTTTGCTTAGTTTCCCCACCTGTGAAATGGGTTGGTGGAGTTTTTGGGATCCATGAAACAATGTGTCTGCTGGTGGACCAGTGGTGATCCATGAAAATAAGTTTCCTCCCTGAAACTCTGGCTTCTCCATCTTCCTGCCTATTGCTATCAGGCGCCTTCTTCATAGTCCTGCCTTGGCTCCATGGGTTGTTCTATCTCCTGACTTAGTGCCTGCAGGTCCGGGTATGCAGTGCAGCGCATTTGTGTGGTGCCCTTTGTGCCAGTTCTGTCATGATGATGTTCTGATTTTCCCAGATAACTGACAACCTGACCGAGAAGGAGATTCAAGTAGAGAAGATCTACATGGACACCTGTGCTGCTGTTGAGGAGCTGCCTGGAGAGAAGGATTTTGCCCATGTGGTGGAGATCTATGACTTTGAGCCAAAACTTAAGACTGAGGACCTGCTGACAGTATTCTCAGAATTCCAGTAAGTGCTGGCGGCTTCCAAGGCAGGAACTGAAGAGGCCCTCAGGCACCTGTTGAGTGTGAGGAGACACTGGCTGGCTGCCACTCCCGCCCAGTAACCTAGAAAGACCAGGAGGGGACAGCTACTCTGGGTACATGTTCCTGGCAGTgccactgctggctgtgactaGAAGGAGGGAGCTCCTGGTTGTTTGGACACTTATTCTAGAAACCTTGGCTGGGTTGTCAGCCCTGGACAGCAGAGCTAATGAGCCTGCAGCCCAGCCACACAGTGTGTGGAACCTTTGTTTATGGAGGCTTAACTCTACCTCTGCTCCACATGTGTGCCACTATCTGTCAGTAATCTagcatgtgtgtgtatttgtgtctgtctgtctgtctggggcatgagggagaaaaaaaaaatgagggaggaATAGTTTGTGTTGCATATGGTGGCTTTGGGGCAGAACTGAGGGGagatgggagccagagtgatcgTTGGAAGAAATAATGACTttcatttcttgttttcctttgcATTCAAACTcttacccttttcttttttcaaattatcACTACGCTTTCTTTACCTGGGCTGTTAAGAAATTCCTTTTTGTCTCTCTTTGCaatgccagagaaatagtatagtgttaaggcacttgacttgtattcagctgacccagattctatccccagcaccacatatggtcatatggtccctcaagtccttccaggactgatccttgagtgctcaggagtaagccctgagcattgttggtgtgaccccaacagcaaaaattcatttctttctgGACTCCAATATATCCCAAAggttggttctctctctctctctctctctctctctctctctctctctctctctctctctctctctctctctctctctctctctctctctctcttctctcttcccccatTTCCCCGTGTGGTCCATGGAGACTGCTGTCTTCCCCATGAAGGTCTAGCCAAGTTGAGACCACTACAGGAAGCTGCCTGGCCAGTGTACCAGTGACCAGGTGGGGCTGCCTTAGCCCTGTTGAGGACCCACACTCTACTGCTTCCCATCAGGAAAGAAGTTGCTCAGGAGCAGACCTGTGGCATGCTTCATTTGGTCCCCTCCCAACACAGGAGCCCTTTTGTCTCTAGTCTTGGTGTCCCCCACTTTCACCAACTGGCCAGAACCAGGCCTGTGAGATGCTTCCTCACCTGGACACCGGGCTTTGAGGTCTGGAGGTCCTGGCATATGCTCCTAGGGATTGGGGCCCACCTGACCCAGGGAGGTGTGTCTGCAGCTACCTCATGCAGTGTGGAAAGTGCTTGTGCAGAGGGGCAGGAATTGTCTCAGGTTCCTAGGAGAAAAGGCCCTAACTCTTTCCTGAGCAGAAAAAGGTTTGTCTGTTTGTCCTCACCCTTCCTTTGTTTGGTTTCCTACATAGGGAGAAGGGATTCAAGATCCAGTGGGTGGATGACACACACGCACTTGGTGTCTTTCCTTGCCTGGAGTCAGGTAATGCAGTTGCACTGGGGCTGGCTCGTCCTTGGGCCCTTGTTGAGGGACTGGAGCTTGTTCTGGGGATCTTGTTCAGGATCTTGTCTCTGGGCCTAGATAGAAGGGGTGGGGCTGCCTTCCCAGCTCACCAGTCAGGAATgtctgggaggggaggggagtggggGGAGCAGAGCAATCCGAGTTTCTGTATTCTGCTTCCCATCTCCATTCAAGGGTAACATTACATCCAGGTATAGCTCATGAACAGTCCTTGCATGTGGTCTGAGCGCAGATGTTCCTATTCCCTTTCTAGTCCTGCTGCAGAACTGATATCCACCACTTTACAGATGGGATAACTGAAGTCCTGGAGTGAAGGTCTAAGATTGCAGGGGTGCTGCCTGCCTGCTATCCAGGACTCCCCTCCGCAGGAGCTGCTCTTCTCAGAGTCTCATTACTGCTCCTGTGGAGTATATTTTGGGGGCCGCTGTTGGCTGTGAATGGGGCTTCTTAGAACCAGGTTCTGAACCCAGAGCAGGCCTGTTCTCAATGCCCCAGGCCTTGCAGTTGGAAGAACAGAGCTGGAGGGAAAGGGTGTTGAAGGAGCTGGTAGGAACTGGGTAGTAGGGGCAGCAGTCCTAGTGGAGAGCCCACAGAGCTGGGGACAAAGAGGTAAGGCTGAGAGGCTGCCTGGATCTGCATTGTGCTCTGAGATGTGATCAGGgcacatggtgtgtgtgtgtgtgtgtgtgtgtgtgtgtgtgtgtgtgtgtgtgtgtgtgtgtgtatatacaaggAGCTGTGTCACttgcctggtgtgtgtgtgtgtgtgtgtgtgtgtgtatacaaggAGCTGTGTCACTTGCAGGTGGTGGCTGCTTAGAGGCTGCCAGGATCTGCACAGTGCTCTGAGATCTGATCAGGGCAcatggtgtatgtgtgtgcaagGAGTTGCGTCACTTG includes:
- the R3HCC1 gene encoding R3H and coiled-coil domain-containing protein 1, whose protein sequence is MPPPGRTVALRLRGDRAVAGALDTRASGTIGAATAAAAAAAKTTAAAAALARGTAAAFPAGTLALLLDGVFLSAAENDFVHRVREELERFALQKQLSKVLLFPPVSSRLRYLTHRTAESFDLLSSFSVGEGWKRRTVICHKDIRLPNSEGLSGPCCPPASRHNKYRSSRPSSNQGATASPRGARAGRWQRGRKPDQALYVPRVLRCQEDGAPPATPKLEEHELASGHLVEPGDIGAGDSIADQEQPVLVSQAVEDQKDPSQNVEPEPLSEPLCAELPEPETLLETGNQLEAATQSGAGLQLDSEEGNGSDQEKSPVAEEEEEEGPGSEDDYNDLLQEITDNLTEKEIQVEKIYMDTCAAVEELPGEKDFAHVVEIYDFEPKLKTEDLLTVFSEFQEKGFKIQWVDDTHALGVFPCLESATEALTRDFSVLKIRPLTQGTKQSRLKALQRPKLLRLTKERPQTNTVVARRLVARALGLQHKKKERPLVESPNKPPCQPASPEQSQE